Proteins from one Terriglobales bacterium genomic window:
- a CDS encoding ATP-binding cassette domain-containing protein, producing MASAGGPVRPPANAAPALDVRLRKRLSAEFTLEVAFHAGPGVTILFGPSGCGKTTLLNCIAGLLTPDEGRVAMGDEQLYDSGAAVDVPSRARRVGYVFQELALFPHMTATQNVRFGLFAKPASEQGRRAHEMLEAFDAAGVARRRADGLSGGEKQRVALARTLAPRPQLVLLDEPLSALDLATRTAIVGDLKRRPEVQSVPTLYVTHSYDEAMALGHTLIAMSAGKIVEVTTPERFFNSEGFRHLL from the coding sequence GTGGCGTCCGCAGGCGGGCCGGTGAGGCCGCCGGCCAACGCGGCCCCGGCGCTCGACGTCCGTTTGCGCAAGCGGCTCTCGGCCGAATTCACGCTCGAGGTTGCATTTCACGCCGGGCCGGGCGTGACCATCCTCTTCGGTCCCTCGGGATGCGGGAAAACTACACTGCTGAACTGCATTGCCGGTCTGCTGACGCCGGATGAAGGCCGGGTAGCGATGGGCGACGAGCAGCTCTACGATTCCGGCGCGGCCGTTGACGTTCCTTCGCGCGCGCGGCGCGTGGGCTACGTCTTCCAGGAGCTGGCGCTGTTCCCGCACATGACGGCGACGCAGAACGTGCGCTTCGGGCTTTTCGCCAAGCCGGCGAGCGAGCAGGGGAGACGAGCGCACGAGATGCTGGAGGCGTTTGACGCGGCAGGAGTCGCGCGGCGGAGGGCCGATGGCCTCTCCGGCGGCGAAAAGCAGCGGGTGGCGCTGGCGCGCACCCTGGCACCGCGTCCGCAACTGGTGCTGCTTGACGAGCCGTTGTCGGCGCTGGACCTGGCGACACGAACGGCGATCGTGGGCGATCTGAAGCGACGCCCGGAGGTGCAGAGCGTCCCCACGCTGTACGTCACACACTCCTACGATGAGGCCATGGCGCTGGGCCACACGCTGATTGCTATGTCGGCGGGCAAGATCGTTGAGGTCACGACCCCCGAGCGGTTTTTCAATTCGGAAGGGTTTCGCCATCTGCTGTAG
- the modB gene encoding molybdate ABC transporter permease subunit, with protein sequence MNWPAIFLSLRLALTTTAVLFVLALPLAWWIAFSRRRWMFLVEAVVALPLVLPPTVLGFYVLAGLGARSPLGRAYAGLFGSPLPFTFAGLVVASVLYSLPFGVQPLVASFRLVDKRYLQASEMLGSSRLRTFLTVTLPLSRAGLITSLVLAFAHTLGEFGVVLMVGGNIPGVTQTVSIAIYDEAQTLNYAAAGRTSLALLVFSFAVLAAVYGAARASWSLWRPQAGR encoded by the coding sequence ATGAACTGGCCGGCGATCTTCCTCAGCCTGCGCCTGGCGCTTACGACGACGGCGGTCCTGTTCGTGCTCGCGCTGCCGCTGGCGTGGTGGATCGCATTTTCGCGCCGCCGGTGGATGTTTTTGGTGGAAGCGGTGGTCGCGCTGCCGCTGGTGCTGCCGCCGACCGTGCTCGGTTTCTATGTGCTGGCGGGGCTGGGCGCACGCAGCCCGCTGGGACGCGCCTATGCAGGCCTGTTCGGCAGCCCGCTGCCGTTTACGTTCGCGGGGCTGGTGGTCGCATCGGTGCTCTACAGTCTGCCGTTTGGCGTGCAGCCGCTGGTGGCGTCGTTTCGATTGGTAGACAAGCGATATCTGCAGGCGTCGGAGATGCTGGGCAGTTCGCGGCTGCGCACGTTCCTGACCGTGACGCTGCCGCTTTCGCGCGCCGGCCTGATCACCAGCCTGGTGCTGGCGTTCGCGCACACGCTGGGCGAGTTCGGCGTGGTGCTGATGGTGGGCGGCAACATTCCCGGCGTGACGCAAACCGTCTCCATCGCGATTTATGACGAAGCGCAAACACTGAACTACGCCGCCGCGGGGCGCACGTCGCTCGCGCTGCTGGTGTTTTCGTTCGCGGTATTGGCCGCGGTGTATGGAGCGGCGCGCGCCAGCTGGAGCCTGTGGCGTCCGCAGGCGGGCCGGTGA
- the modA gene encoding molybdate ABC transporter substrate-binding protein, protein MFQRLTRYCTLLLVLTFAVCCRAADVFVAAAADLAGAFKQVAARYEARTGNRVVLSLGSSGNLFAQIQNGAPYDLFFSADVDYAQKLVESGAAEPGSLYRYATGRIVVWAPKGSPVDPAKGLGALTAPGVRRIAIANPAHAPYGRAAMAALERAGIKDEVAGKIVLGENVAQAAQFAETGNADAGIIALSLALAPAMKQKGSYALVPQELHPPIEQAAVILKGSRQKEAARSLIGLLQTPEIRELMSQYGLQTSDTSSTTAPPARPAK, encoded by the coding sequence ATGTTCCAACGGCTGACGCGCTATTGCACGCTGCTACTTGTCCTGACGTTCGCCGTGTGCTGCCGCGCGGCAGACGTTTTCGTCGCCGCGGCCGCTGATCTGGCGGGTGCGTTCAAGCAGGTCGCCGCCCGTTACGAGGCGCGCACCGGCAATCGTGTGGTGCTGTCGCTGGGTTCATCGGGAAACCTTTTCGCCCAGATACAGAACGGCGCGCCCTACGACCTGTTTTTCTCCGCCGACGTCGATTACGCGCAGAAGCTGGTCGAGTCGGGCGCCGCCGAGCCGGGCAGCTTGTATCGCTATGCCACGGGCCGCATTGTTGTGTGGGCGCCGAAGGGTTCGCCGGTTGACCCGGCCAAGGGTCTGGGGGCCCTCACCGCGCCGGGCGTGCGCCGGATTGCGATCGCGAATCCCGCGCATGCGCCGTATGGACGCGCGGCGATGGCGGCGCTGGAACGCGCGGGAATCAAGGACGAGGTTGCGGGCAAGATCGTGCTGGGCGAAAACGTGGCGCAGGCGGCGCAGTTCGCTGAAACGGGCAATGCCGACGCCGGCATCATCGCGCTGTCGCTCGCGCTTGCGCCGGCGATGAAGCAGAAGGGAAGCTACGCACTTGTTCCGCAGGAACTGCACCCGCCGATCGAGCAGGCCGCGGTCATTCTGAAGGGCTCGCGGCAGAAGGAAGCGGCGCGATCGCTGATTGGTTTGCTGCAGACGCCGGAGATTCGGGAGCTGATGTCGCAGTACGGCTTGCAAACATCCGACACAAGCTCCACAACGGCGCCGCCAGCGAGGCCGGCAAAATGA
- a CDS encoding TonB-dependent receptor: MKPKLVVCALVLVFSRAIVGQSTGADLTGRITDPDGAVIGDASITATELSTGTARRAQASGQGAFAFTNVKPGEYRVVVEAPGFAPAHYEGIVLNTGARLHLDVRLAVGRAKTTLNVAAEAGLLQTESADLQHTVSHDRIVGLPLNGRTFVQLATLAPGVALPPGTLLPRINGGRPRTNEYLFDGISALQPEPGQVAFFPVIDAIQEFNVQSSGVSAEFGRFNGGVVNLTTRSGSNAFHGTVFEFVRNEALNARNYFAPAGADKPVFRRNQYGAAIGGPIVRGRTFFFADYQGTRQAVGTVRISTVPTLLQRQGIFTEAISGKVPAIFDPATTKQVGTTFTRTAFANNTIPSNRIDPVAAALLNRFPLPTQAGTANNFTRVGNDDDHQHQFDVRFDHVIGDSHQLFGRYSYFHDIEQPVAPLPDGSGNITSGAIALTENGGQQFVAGYNHAFGRALLIELRFGYTRRTNRTRGATLDAPAAQSLKLPGLPSVAAFANALPVFSIGGVQQIGSPANAFADFKTDVTEIVDTATKQLGAHTLRFGLDFRWERLDVLQPPNPTGVFTFSQLFTDQPGVSGTGNALASFLLGQVQQFAIDLQGKVIRPRAHIQEYFMQDNWKATPRLTLNAGLRYTLNFPSTEADDQGAVFNFRTQKLDYLGKNGFSRSARELHWGNVGPRFGLAYMLTDKTVVRSGYGLVWIEQTGITTPFTTPQFPFLQTTSQRTLDNIVPAFVLSAGPTVTPLPLTPDAGLGQGVFGVNRELGSGYAQQWNAAVERELWRGSSLQVAYSGSHITHVGVPDVNINQLTPQQLAQGNSLLTRVANPFFGVVPRSSSIGDPTIPQGQLLKPFPAFTTVALYRNNTGSTVYHAGELRFQQRMAHGVSFLVSYTHSKLIDTASSVFNASVLTGPVANFPVADSFDSRRERDSSTGDMPNVTVASYTWDAPIGKGHRVAPAGIAGALLQGWQLSGIVTWQSGMPVAVTQATNFNAFAGYGVQRPNVVATPNLPPGQRGTGRWFNTAAFVAAPQFTLGNSSRNPIRGPAYRNGDIALIKHSRIKETADLEFRAEVFNLTNTPAFAQPNGVLGSAAFGTIVATVNDPRVIQFGIKLNY; the protein is encoded by the coding sequence ATGAAGCCAAAGCTTGTGGTTTGTGCGCTGGTGCTCGTGTTCAGCCGGGCGATCGTCGGCCAGTCCACCGGCGCCGACCTCACGGGACGCATCACCGACCCGGACGGAGCCGTGATCGGGGACGCGAGCATCACGGCGACGGAGCTCTCGACCGGCACGGCGAGGCGGGCGCAGGCATCGGGCCAGGGCGCCTTCGCTTTTACGAACGTGAAACCGGGAGAGTATCGCGTGGTGGTGGAAGCACCCGGTTTTGCGCCCGCGCACTACGAAGGCATCGTGCTCAATACCGGGGCGCGGCTCCACCTGGACGTACGGCTTGCCGTGGGACGCGCCAAGACCACGCTCAACGTTGCGGCCGAGGCAGGTTTGTTGCAGACCGAGTCCGCAGACCTGCAGCACACGGTCTCGCACGATCGAATCGTGGGACTCCCGTTGAATGGCCGGACGTTCGTTCAACTCGCGACCCTGGCGCCGGGCGTCGCGCTGCCGCCCGGCACACTGTTGCCGCGCATCAACGGCGGCCGTCCGCGAACGAATGAATACCTCTTCGACGGCATCAGCGCCCTGCAGCCGGAACCCGGGCAGGTTGCGTTTTTTCCGGTGATTGACGCGATCCAGGAGTTCAACGTTCAGAGCAGCGGTGTGTCGGCGGAGTTTGGCCGGTTCAATGGCGGCGTAGTCAACCTGACGACGCGCAGCGGCAGCAACGCCTTCCACGGAACGGTGTTTGAGTTCGTTCGCAACGAGGCGCTGAACGCACGCAACTACTTTGCACCCGCCGGCGCCGACAAACCGGTGTTTCGACGGAACCAGTATGGCGCCGCCATCGGCGGACCGATCGTCCGAGGGCGCACATTCTTCTTCGCTGACTATCAGGGGACACGCCAGGCCGTCGGGACGGTGCGGATTTCAACCGTACCGACCCTTCTGCAACGGCAAGGCATCTTTACGGAGGCGATCAGCGGCAAGGTTCCGGCAATTTTCGACCCGGCTACTACCAAGCAGGTTGGGACCACGTTTACCAGAACTGCATTTGCCAACAACACGATCCCCAGCAACCGCATTGACCCGGTCGCCGCCGCCCTGCTGAACCGTTTTCCGTTGCCCACGCAGGCGGGAACGGCAAACAACTTCACACGGGTCGGCAACGATGACGATCATCAGCACCAGTTCGACGTCCGTTTCGACCATGTAATCGGCGACTCCCACCAGCTTTTTGGCCGCTACTCGTATTTCCACGACATCGAGCAGCCGGTCGCTCCGCTTCCCGATGGCAGCGGCAACATTACAAGCGGCGCCATTGCGCTCACCGAGAACGGCGGGCAGCAGTTCGTGGCGGGCTACAACCATGCCTTCGGGCGCGCATTGCTGATCGAGCTCCGCTTCGGATATACGCGGCGCACGAACCGCACACGCGGCGCAACGCTGGACGCCCCGGCAGCCCAGAGCCTGAAGCTGCCCGGCCTTCCCAGCGTCGCGGCCTTTGCCAATGCGTTGCCCGTATTTTCAATTGGCGGCGTGCAGCAGATCGGGTCACCGGCAAACGCGTTCGCCGATTTCAAGACCGACGTCACAGAAATTGTGGACACCGCCACGAAGCAGCTCGGCGCGCATACGCTTCGATTTGGACTGGACTTCCGCTGGGAGCGGCTCGACGTCCTGCAACCGCCGAACCCTACGGGTGTCTTCACCTTCTCGCAGCTGTTCACCGATCAGCCGGGCGTGAGCGGCACGGGCAATGCTCTGGCCAGCTTTCTGTTGGGACAGGTGCAGCAGTTCGCCATTGATCTGCAGGGCAAGGTCATCCGCCCGCGCGCGCACATTCAGGAATACTTCATGCAGGACAACTGGAAAGCAACGCCACGCCTCACGCTTAACGCCGGTTTGCGCTACACGCTGAACTTTCCCTCCACGGAAGCGGACGATCAAGGCGCCGTGTTTAATTTTCGAACGCAGAAACTGGACTATTTGGGCAAGAACGGATTCTCACGTTCGGCGCGCGAGCTGCACTGGGGCAACGTCGGCCCGAGGTTCGGCCTGGCGTACATGCTGACCGACAAGACGGTCGTGCGTTCGGGATACGGGCTGGTCTGGATCGAGCAGACGGGCATCACGACACCGTTCACGACCCCCCAGTTCCCCTTTCTGCAAACCACGTCGCAGCGCACGCTGGATAACATCGTGCCAGCGTTCGTGCTAAGTGCCGGGCCAACGGTCACGCCCTTGCCGCTCACGCCCGATGCCGGGCTGGGGCAGGGCGTTTTCGGGGTAAATCGGGAACTCGGCTCAGGATACGCGCAACAATGGAATGCCGCGGTCGAGCGCGAGCTGTGGCGTGGCAGCTCGCTGCAGGTTGCGTATAGCGGTTCGCATATCACCCACGTCGGCGTGCCCGACGTGAACATCAACCAGCTCACGCCGCAACAACTGGCCCAGGGCAACTCTCTGCTGACGCGGGTGGCGAATCCTTTCTTTGGCGTTGTGCCCCGCTCGTCATCCATTGGCGATCCGACGATCCCGCAGGGGCAGCTCCTCAAGCCGTTCCCGGCGTTCACGACGGTCGCGCTGTACCGTAACAACACCGGCAGCACCGTCTATCACGCCGGCGAGCTGCGTTTTCAGCAACGAATGGCGCATGGTGTGTCCTTTTTGGTTAGCTACACCCACTCGAAGCTGATTGATACCGCCTCGTCGGTGTTCAACGCTTCGGTGCTGACCGGCCCGGTCGCCAACTTCCCGGTCGCCGACAGCTTTGACTCCCGGCGCGAGCGCGATTCCTCGACCGGCGACATGCCCAACGTGACGGTCGCGAGCTACACATGGGACGCGCCGATCGGGAAAGGACACCGTGTCGCCCCGGCCGGTATCGCCGGCGCCTTGCTCCAGGGCTGGCAGCTGAGCGGAATCGTGACATGGCAGTCGGGCATGCCGGTGGCTGTCACGCAAGCCACAAACTTCAACGCCTTCGCCGGTTACGGGGTGCAGCGTCCCAACGTGGTCGCGACGCCGAACCTTCCTCCTGGCCAGCGCGGCACAGGACGGTGGTTCAATACCGCTGCTTTTGTGGCTGCGCCGCAATTCACTCTCGGCAACAGCTCGCGGAATCCCATACGCGGGCCCGCGTATCGCAACGGGGACATTGCCTTGATCAAGCACTCCCGGATCAAGGAAACTGCCGACCTGGAGTTTCGCGCAGAGGTGTTCAACTTGACCAATACCCCCGCTTTCGCGCAGCCCAATGGCGTGCTGGGCAGCGCGGCCTTCGGAACAATCGTTGCGACGGTGAACGATCCCCGCGTGATTCAGTTCGGAATCAAACTCAATTACTGA
- a CDS encoding TonB-dependent receptor, whose amino-acid sequence MRLLPPSSSPSGYAKRSSWLALAVLIAVSPAARAGASAPFRLQGRVTDGSGAAVRNAQIELDVPGLPAVSTTSGSDGGFEIDGVAAPSAELIVRAPGFREMRRHWEASNARVEVKLTPAGAQQEITVSATRAGIPLSDAPASVIIVAGDDLRTRAAPALDDALRLVPGFSLFRRSGSRFANPTTLGASLRGVGSSGASRAVTLVDGVPLNDPFGGWVYWDRVPFEDIGRVEVVRGGASALYGADALAGVVSIARPPARENTLSLTADFGSQNQAEVSARASGKAGPWAGSIAGEAFTTDGYVVVEPASRGRVDTPANSQHRSLEVGAERRFGQTASIFARGSLFRDARHNGTPLQANSAGIGDFVVGGQADTPSAGSLALRVFGMGENFSQSFTSVATDRNSEALTRTQQAPAQQAGLSLQWWRAAGPHTLVAGFEGRDVRGHSDELGYSPAGVATSESDGGGRQRYAGLFVGDLWHAAPRLTLNLSSRYDHWSNTDALRRARPLAGAGARAFAITPFADRSEDAFSPRAGLVYRVNSAVSALASGYTAFRAPTLNELYRSFRVGNVVTNANENLRAETLTGGEGGVAIDAGGLTLRSVFFWAEVDQPIASVTLSSTPALITRQRQNLGSTRSRGLDVDAQATVLRRIQLFAGYEYANAEVVSFAADRSLQGLDVPQAPRHQFTFSARYSAPHRPAAAVQGRWAGRQFDDDRNQFPLNSFFTLDAFVSCPVHRNAELFAAVENIFDARYDVARTPVRTIGPPVIARGGVRLRFGNR is encoded by the coding sequence GTGCGTTTGCTCCCGCCGAGCTCGTCGCCCTCCGGCTACGCGAAGCGAAGCTCCTGGCTGGCGCTGGCGGTCCTGATCGCCGTCAGCCCGGCGGCGCGCGCCGGCGCATCAGCGCCATTCCGTCTGCAGGGCCGCGTAACCGACGGCTCCGGCGCCGCGGTGCGCAATGCGCAGATCGAGCTCGATGTGCCGGGTTTGCCCGCCGTGAGCACCACCAGCGGCAGTGACGGCGGCTTCGAGATTGATGGCGTGGCTGCGCCTTCGGCGGAGCTGATTGTGCGCGCGCCAGGGTTCCGTGAAATGCGGCGGCACTGGGAGGCGTCGAATGCGCGCGTTGAGGTGAAACTGACGCCGGCGGGCGCGCAGCAGGAGATTACCGTTTCCGCCACGCGCGCCGGCATTCCGCTGAGCGATGCGCCGGCGAGCGTGATCATCGTCGCAGGCGACGATCTGCGCACGCGGGCCGCGCCCGCATTGGACGACGCGCTGCGCCTGGTGCCCGGCTTTTCGCTGTTCCGGCGCAGCGGCAGCCGCTTTGCCAATCCCACTACGCTGGGAGCGTCGCTGCGCGGGGTGGGCAGCAGCGGCGCCAGCCGCGCGGTGACGCTGGTGGACGGCGTGCCGCTGAACGATCCGTTCGGCGGCTGGGTGTACTGGGACCGCGTGCCGTTCGAGGACATCGGGCGGGTGGAGGTGGTGCGCGGCGGCGCCTCCGCGCTCTACGGCGCCGACGCGCTGGCGGGAGTGGTGAGCATTGCGCGGCCGCCGGCACGTGAGAATACGTTGTCACTGACGGCCGATTTCGGCTCGCAAAACCAGGCTGAAGTCTCGGCGCGCGCGAGCGGAAAGGCCGGTCCGTGGGCCGGGAGCATCGCCGGCGAAGCGTTCACAACTGACGGCTACGTTGTTGTCGAGCCCGCGAGCCGCGGGCGGGTGGATACGCCCGCCAACTCGCAGCATCGGTCGCTCGAGGTGGGCGCCGAGCGGAGGTTTGGACAGACGGCCAGCATCTTTGCGCGCGGTTCGCTGTTCCGCGATGCACGCCACAACGGCACGCCGCTGCAGGCGAATTCGGCGGGCATCGGAGACTTCGTGGTTGGCGGACAGGCGGACACACCCAGCGCCGGCAGCTTGGCGCTGCGGGTATTCGGAATGGGCGAAAACTTCAGCCAGAGCTTCACGTCGGTGGCCACGGACCGCAACTCGGAGGCGCTCACCCGGACGCAGCAGGCGCCGGCGCAGCAGGCGGGGCTTTCGCTGCAATGGTGGCGCGCGGCCGGACCGCACACGCTGGTGGCAGGCTTTGAGGGACGCGACGTCCGCGGGCACAGCGATGAGCTGGGTTACTCGCCGGCGGGCGTGGCAACGTCGGAGAGCGACGGCGGCGGCCGCCAACGGTACGCCGGGCTTTTTGTCGGCGACCTTTGGCACGCGGCGCCGCGGCTTACGCTGAACCTGAGCAGCCGCTACGACCATTGGAGCAACACTGACGCGCTGCGCCGCGCGCGGCCATTGGCCGGCGCCGGCGCGCGCGCGTTCGCGATCACGCCATTTGCCGATCGCAGCGAAGATGCCTTCAGTCCGCGCGCCGGCCTGGTCTACCGCGTGAACAGCGCCGTGTCGGCGCTGGCGAGCGGATACACCGCCTTTCGCGCGCCGACGTTGAACGAGCTTTACCGCTCATTCCGCGTGGGCAACGTGGTGACCAACGCGAACGAGAACCTGCGCGCGGAGACGCTGACCGGCGGGGAAGGCGGCGTGGCGATCGATGCAGGGGGTCTGACGCTGCGGAGCGTCTTCTTCTGGGCGGAGGTGGACCAGCCGATCGCGAGCGTAACGCTCTCATCGACGCCCGCGCTGATCACGCGGCAGCGGCAGAACCTGGGCAGCACGCGGTCGCGGGGTCTGGACGTGGATGCGCAGGCGACGGTGCTGCGGCGCATCCAGCTCTTCGCCGGTTACGAATACGCGAATGCGGAGGTGGTGAGCTTTGCCGCCGACCGCAGCCTGCAAGGGCTGGACGTTCCGCAGGCGCCGCGACACCAGTTCACGTTTTCGGCGCGCTACTCGGCGCCGCATCGTCCGGCGGCGGCGGTGCAGGGGCGCTGGGCCGGGCGGCAGTTCGACGACGATCGCAATCAGTTTCCTCTGAACAGCTTCTTCACGCTCGATGCGTTCGTCTCCTGTCCGGTGCATCGCAACGCGGAGTTGTTCGCGGCGGTGGAGAACATCTTCGACGCGCGCTATGACGTGGCGCGCACGCCGGTGCGCACCATCGGGCCGCCGGTGATCGCGCGCGGCGGCGTGCGGTTGCGCTTCGGGAACCGGTGA
- a CDS encoding cytidylate kinase-like family protein → MRIITIEREYGCGTPVIAEKLAKRLGWKLWDQSLTDEIAKIAHVDISAAKRCDERLDPLVYRLAKTFWRGSYERSLPLSDPGAFDTDCMVAMVQQVIENAAKHGECVIVGRGAPYFLRDRSDAFHVFLFAPREYKVRRLMESGQSQEAAEELVDTVDQERAAFIKKYFGKDWPNRHLYHLMINTSMGDELVVETILNSMATVDRAAGVAR, encoded by the coding sequence ATGCGCATCATCACCATCGAACGCGAATACGGGTGCGGGACTCCCGTCATCGCCGAAAAGCTGGCCAAGCGGCTGGGATGGAAGCTGTGGGACCAGTCGCTGACCGACGAGATCGCCAAGATCGCGCACGTGGATATTTCCGCGGCGAAGCGGTGCGATGAACGACTGGATCCGCTGGTGTACCGGCTGGCGAAGACGTTCTGGCGCGGCAGCTACGAGCGCAGCCTGCCGCTGAGCGATCCCGGCGCTTTCGACACCGACTGCATGGTGGCGATGGTGCAGCAGGTGATCGAGAACGCGGCCAAGCACGGAGAATGCGTCATCGTGGGACGTGGCGCGCCCTACTTCCTTCGCGACCGCAGCGACGCGTTCCACGTGTTTCTCTTTGCGCCGCGCGAGTACAAGGTCCGCCGTCTGATGGAGAGCGGCCAGTCGCAGGAAGCAGCCGAAGAACTGGTGGACACGGTGGACCAGGAGCGCGCGGCGTTCATCAAGAAGTATTTCGGCAAGGACTGGCCGAATCGCCACCTCTATCACCTGATGATCAACACTTCCATGGGCGACGAGCTAGTAGTGGAAACCATCCTGAACTCGATGGCCACGGTGGATCGCGCTGCAGGGGTGGCCCGCTGA
- a CDS encoding DHA2 family efflux MFS transporter permease subunit — MSAAATPMEEWRPGHNPWIIALAVTLATFMEVLDTSIANVALPHIAGSLSAGQDESTWVLTSYLVSNAIVLPLSGWFSNVLGRKRFYMGCVALFTVSSFLCGLAPNLGTLILFRVMQGMGGGGLQPSEQAILADTFPPAKRGMAFAIYGVAVVTAPALGPTLGGWITDNYSWRWIFFINIPVGIISLLLTSLLVEDPPYLKMRRRLSKRTTVDYVGLSLIAIGLGALQVVLDKGQREDWFQSRFIVSLTITFVVALAVAVWWEWRHKDPIVDLHLFRDRTFTSANIMFFMLGFTLLGSTLLLPLMAQTLLGYPAELAGMALSPGGFTIMLLLPLVGFLLGRYDARYLLMFGLITLALSLFHMTTFNLNIDFRTVVLARVLQAAGLAFLFVPINTAAYTYLPPGKNNAASGLMNLARNIGSSVGISFVTTMLERRAQYHHSVLATQLNETNPQFRSFLAGTVSTLMQRGASPHEAMRQAYSLIGNVVDRQAAMLAYVDNFWLLGVVTLAMAPLVFTMKKARPGAVVAH, encoded by the coding sequence GTGAGCGCAGCCGCAACGCCCATGGAAGAGTGGCGGCCGGGGCACAATCCCTGGATCATTGCGCTGGCGGTCACGCTGGCCACGTTTATGGAGGTGCTCGATACGAGCATCGCCAACGTGGCCCTGCCGCACATTGCCGGCAGCCTCTCGGCCGGACAGGACGAGAGCACGTGGGTGCTCACGTCGTATCTTGTGTCGAATGCCATCGTGCTGCCCCTCAGCGGATGGTTCAGCAACGTCCTGGGCCGCAAGCGCTTTTACATGGGCTGCGTGGCGCTGTTCACGGTGAGCTCGTTTTTGTGCGGGTTGGCGCCGAACCTGGGCACGCTGATCCTATTCCGCGTTATGCAGGGGATGGGCGGCGGCGGATTGCAGCCCAGCGAGCAGGCCATCCTGGCGGACACATTTCCGCCCGCCAAGCGCGGCATGGCGTTTGCGATCTACGGCGTGGCGGTGGTGACCGCGCCGGCGCTGGGGCCGACGCTGGGCGGCTGGATCACCGACAACTACAGCTGGCGCTGGATTTTCTTCATCAACATTCCGGTCGGAATCATTTCGCTGCTGCTGACGTCGCTGCTGGTGGAGGACCCGCCCTATCTGAAGATGCGCCGGAGGCTGTCGAAGCGCACCACGGTGGACTACGTCGGGTTGAGCCTGATCGCGATCGGGCTGGGCGCGCTGCAGGTCGTGCTGGACAAGGGCCAGCGCGAAGACTGGTTCCAATCGCGGTTCATCGTTTCGCTCACGATTACGTTCGTTGTGGCGCTGGCGGTCGCGGTGTGGTGGGAGTGGCGGCACAAGGACCCGATCGTAGACCTGCACCTGTTCCGCGACCGGACGTTTACCAGCGCCAACATCATGTTTTTCATGCTGGGATTCACGCTGCTGGGAAGCACGCTGCTGCTGCCGCTGATGGCGCAGACGCTGCTCGGCTATCCCGCCGAGCTGGCCGGCATGGCGCTTTCGCCGGGCGGATTCACGATCATGCTGCTGCTTCCGCTGGTTGGGTTTCTGCTGGGGCGCTACGACGCGCGCTACCTGTTGATGTTCGGCCTGATCACGCTGGCGCTGTCGCTGTTCCACATGACCACGTTCAACCTCAACATTGATTTTCGAACCGTAGTGCTGGCGCGCGTCCTGCAGGCGGCGGGGCTTGCGTTTCTGTTCGTGCCCATCAACACCGCGGCCTATACGTATCTGCCGCCGGGAAAGAACAACGCGGCGTCTGGCCTGATGAACCTGGCGCGCAACATCGGCAGCAGTGTGGGGATCTCGTTTGTCACGACCATGCTGGAGAGGCGGGCGCAATATCACCACAGCGTGCTCGCCACCCAATTGAACGAGACGAACCCGCAGTTCCGCAGCTTCCTGGCCGGCACGGTGAGCACGCTGATGCAGCGCGGCGCCAGTCCGCACGAGGCCATGCGGCAGGCGTATAGTTTGATCGGGAACGTGGTGGACCGCCAGGCAGCCATGCTTGCCTACGTGGACAACTTCTGGCTGCTGGGCGTGGTTACGCTGGCCATGGCGCCGCTGGTCTTCACCATGAAGAAAGCACGGCCGGGCGCGGTGGTGGCCCACTGA